Proteins encoded together in one Anopheles darlingi chromosome 3, idAnoDarlMG_H_01, whole genome shotgun sequence window:
- the LOC125955565 gene encoding uncharacterized protein LOC125955565 — translation MKCNFQTPATTVQWWWWWLVLAICLATGAHGYSSSSSSSSSSSSDPHLFENRDGYIIGNYLQATDQDIRDFFWTGSGDGPGSVLNPFERFPISEDAIIKTATVVATVYIDRNGGRDGYDDLCIFDCPPSTGHRDPDRSDDGDDTFETDPAHGIDNVTPTDRRFWLMTVIGGLHGRHDYPMLETKLAKLYRVAFARQQALHLGINSSTTPPDPERRPNKAGTSARHSKAMKRGKSATTTTVKKLESSIRPPSASSSFGHSVLTNGHVVASQRSDNGRHEAPDKDAYSTTGGRRKVRILIHNTTHLREEDRLSMESSGGRDTSNRLLNQTEIIYSVFVGGLPVLATTAAEDMKLMSQEEMEHVLESMVYLKADPYLKEPQATPLIPSTQNGSGNVIALIGQNPSLFIVSCVAAVLLLILCIGMFLLARGKRKHIVALKKLESTQALVMPGTIAEELNALKTGDSGSSRQPSPSYPRDPSSATVSLMAQKPSPTIHFPLPPMTRPTSSSSSYSSDCSVYYPKRKQKHHHHELLDEKSVNLTNKLQKQFHLQSLLPPGQENVYASVQKPLGKKDHKRRRKYLGENRVGSIEGGGVGGMALQPPLPPPRSPLTTTTASSASPSDHSATFADDRQPKLVPGAYEPSETYNTDVIMKHYLKRKPLTGVGGLPVEALNRDRIRVLAEQYNGIDSGSIGSYLSMASVKSFPRCFVPEPLSRVLEPVTMTHLDQSDVYADGVKSSGPDTAATSQYNTDTEVHLARSQSDGADPGVVGPIVWQMHKKEMEEITSPLRDPVVTRNRFEGLLEGAIQLYEEEEGPEREEEQKNSIPLPGVIRPCETRGKSALVVRETSRASSATIRPVTAAPGRKVDHSHDHHLAPGSPIPHAGAAWSSGTHSPMVRPMSAGPFHSPQSGPTVGIEIAQVTAPHSVLQSTELSTAPLLQNIMQELQRFRNEQ, via the exons ATGGCTACATCATTGGCAACTATCTGCAGGCAACGGACCAAGACATCCGGGACTTCTTCTGGACGGGATCGGGCGATGGGCCCGGTTCGGTGCTTAACCCGTTCGAGCGCTTTCCAATCAGTGAAGATGCCATCATCAAGACGGCCACGGTCGTCGCTACCGTCTACATCGACCGCAACGGTGGCCGGGATGGGTACGATGATCTGTGCATCTTCGACTGTCCACCGtcgaccgggcaccgggatCCCGACCGgagcgatgatggcgacgataCATTCGAGACCGATCCGGCCCACGGTATCGACAACGTGACGCCCACGGATCGCCGCTTCTGGCTGATGACCGTCATCGGAGGGCTGCACGGACGCCACGATTATCCGATGCTCGAGACCAAGCTGGCCAAGCTGTATCGTGTTGCATTTGCCAG ACAACAGGCATTACATCTcggcatcaacagcagcacca CTCCGCCGGATCCGGAGCGCCGGCCAAACAAAGCTGGCACGAGCGCGAGACACAGTAAGGCGATGAAGCGAGGAAAAAGTGCCACGACCACAACGGTCAAGAAACTTGAGAGTAGCATCCGACCACCGTCAGCATCGTCATCCTTTGGTCACAGCGTGCTGACGAACGGGCACGTCGTTGC ATCGCAACGGAGTGACAACGGTCGACATGAGGCACCCGATAAGGACGCATACTCGACGACGGGAGGCCGGCGAAAGGTGCGAATCCTGATACACAACACGACCCATCTCCGCGAAGAGGATCGATTGTCGATGGAGAGCAGCGGCGGTCGCGATACTTCCAATCGC CTGCTGAATCAAACGGAAATCATATACTCGGTGTTCGTTGGTGGATTGCCGgtgctggcgacgacggccGCCGAAGACATGAAGCTGATGTCCCAGGAAGAGATGGAGCACGTGCTGGAATCGATGGTCTACCTCAAAGCCGATC CCTACCTGAAAGAACCGCAGGCGACACCGTTGATACCGTCGACTCAGAATGGTAGCGGTAATGTGATAGCGCTGATCGGCCAAAACCCTAGCCTGTTCATCGTATCCTGCGTGGCGGCCGTGCTCCTGTTGATCCTGTGCATCGGCATGTTCCTGTTGGCCCGTGGCAAACGGAAGCATATCGTAGCGCTGAAGAA GCTGGAATCCACGCAAGCCCTTGTGATGCCGGGCACGATAGCGGAGGAACTGAATGCCCTGAAAACCGGTGACAGTGGGAGCAGCCGGCAACCATCGCCTTCGTATCCGCGGGACCCATCCTCGGCCACGGTGAGTCTGATGGCACAGAAACCCTCACCGACCATCCACTTTCCATTGCCGCCGATGACACGGCCgacctcgtcatcgtcgagctACTCATCCGACTGCTCGGTATACTATCCGAAGCGGAAGCagaaac ATCACCATCATGAGCTGCTCGACGAAAAGTCGGTCAATTTAACGAACAAACTGCAGAAACAGTTCCACCTACAGTCACTGCTACCACCGGGCCAGGAGAACGTGTACGCCTCGGTACAGAAGCCGCTAGGGAAGAAGGATCACAAGCGGCGCCGAAAGTATCTCGGCGAGAACCGGGTAGGATCGATCGAAGGTGGTGGAGTTGGTGGAATGGCACTGCAgccgccgctaccaccaccgagaagCCCACTGACAACGACCACTGCCAGCAGTGCCAGTCCGAGTGATCATTCGGCGACGTTTGCTGACGATCGGCAACCGAAGCTTGTCCCGGGTGCTTACGAACCGAGCGAAACCTACAACACCGACGTGATCATGAAGCACTATCTGAAGCGCAAACCACTGACCGGTGTCGGTGGGTTGCCGGTTGAAGCACTTAATCGGGACAGGATTCGTGTGCTGGCGGAACAGTACAATGGCATTGACTCCGGGAGTATCGGATCGTACCTGAGCATGGCCTCGGTCAAGAGTTTCCCCAG ATGCTTCGTACCGGAACCACTGAGCCGCGTCCTGGAACCGGTCACAATGACGCATCTCGATCAATCGGATGTGTACGCGGATGGGGTGAAATCGTCCGGACCGGATACGGCCGCCACCAGTCAGTACAACACGGATACGGAGGTGCATCTGGCGCGGTCGCAGAGCGATGGGGCCGATCCCGGTGTCGTGGGCCCCATCGTGTGGCAGATGCACAAGAAGGAGATGGAAG AGATAACCAGCCCCCTGCGGGATCCGGTGGTCACGAGGAATCGCTTCGAAGGGCTACTCGAGGGTGCCATCCAGCTgtacgaggaagaggagggtcCAGAGCGCGAAGAGGAACAGAAGAACTCGATTCCATTGCCCGGTGTCATACGCCCATGCGAGACACGTGGCAAATCGGCACTCGTCGTCAG AGAAACATCCCGTGCTTCATCGGCCACGATACGACCGGTAACGGCGGCACCGGGCCGTAAGGTAGACCACAGCCACGATCACCACCTCGCACCGGGTTCTCCGATCCCACacg ctggtgctgcatgGAGCAGCGGAACTCACTCGCCAATGGTACGCCCAATGAGTGCCGGACCCTTCCATTCACCACAGAGTGGGCCTACGGTCGGTATCGAGATTGCTCAGGTGACCGCACCTCACAGTGTACTCCAGTCCACGGAACTATCGACCGCACCGCTACTCCAGAACATTATGCAAGAGCTGCAGCGATTCCGGAACGAACAGTAA